The following are encoded in a window of Apis mellifera strain DH4 linkage group LG10, Amel_HAv3.1, whole genome shotgun sequence genomic DNA:
- the LOC409522 gene encoding cell division cycle protein 27 homolog: MIVQEPVQAAIWHCLNHYAYPDAIFLAERLCAEVDTEETLFLLATCYYRSGRIRQAYALLSKKAPNSAQCRFLLAKCCYDLEKYAEAEAAIIGGYYKQLKNLEEIATQFGEHACFSLQIIAKIYYKMMRTAKGNDAHKLALKLNPFLWHSFEELCNVGEVVDPTKIFQLDKLDNFAMCHGSTPPPTYTTESDLIVPTNNSNSTPTTNGTNITPAQMTAASTIINGVGPGIRLYSTDESPQTLSTHYTNCSSISPRAKLPRYRSMFNNTMSPLTPTFGILPLESNTPEPTVLPSHTTLTEANDQKSLAKRVSSLRAHVGQLMSRKETPLQQGKPVFSQSGNTSNSANIVTVTPTTPTPAAPTLQGTNVRRSSRLFSHSYSVKENNKSPNRNKFATPKSPSRKTKARLSKTNLNKANFNELNERNRNEKEKTETITSEKAVSSVNTLNNQGSTNICAVTLQKQCAEGLMSLLQELGLAYQHLSQFNCTQAVEILSVLPAQHYNTGWVLSMLARAHFEMIDYKKAASYFAEVRQLEPQRTELMEIYSTVLWHLHAEVQLSTLAQELVSEDRNSPAAWCATGNLFSAQTEHETAIKFFQRAIQVDPNFPYAYTLLGHEYVLTEELDKAITAFRNAIRLDPRHYNAWFGLGTIFSKQEQYSLAELHFQRALQINPQNSAIMCHIGVVQHALKKTDEALKTLNTAISNDPDNTLCKFHRASINFSIGRHMEALREFEELKNIVPKESLVYYSIGKVHKKLGNTDLALMYFSWATDLDPKGVNSQIKEAILGPGQGEEESPATQSDEQQMQNNSMEQEIESNREANAAGLAANVSVEAHADDSDDSL; encoded by the exons ATGATTGTACAGGAGCCAGTGCAG gCGGCCATATGGCATTGTTTAAATCATTATGCTTATCCAGATGCAATATTTTTAGCGGAAAGATTGTGTGCAGaag ttgaCACAGAAgaaactttatttcttttggcAACATGTTATTATCGATCAGGACGAATTAGACAAGCTTATGCATTACTTTCCAAAAAAGCACCAAATTCTGCACAATGCAGATTTCTTTTAGCTAAATGTTGTTATGACTTAGAGAA atatgcagaagcagaagcagcaATAATTGGAGGATATTATAagcagttaaaaaatttagaagaaatagCAACTCAGTTTGGAGAACATGCATGTTTCTCACTTCAGATTATAGcgaagatttattataagatgATGCGTACAGCAAAAGGAAATGATGCACATAAATTGGCTTTGAAGTTAAATCCATTTCTTTGGCAttcatttgaagaattatGCAATGTTGGTGAAGTAGTAGATcctacaaaaatttttcagttaGATAAGCTAGATAATTTTGCAATGTGCCATGGTAGTACACCTCCACCTACTTATACAACTGAATCTGATCTCATTGTACCtactaataattctaatagtaCACCTACTACAAATGGTACTAAtat cacTCCTGCACAAATGACAGCAGCATCAACTATAATCAATGGTGTGGGACCTGGTATACGATTATATTCTACAGATGAAAGTCCACAAACTTTGTCTACACATTATACTAATTGTTCTTCAATATCACCAAGAGCTAAGCTTCCACGGTATCGTAGTATGTTCAATAATACAATGAGCCCTCTTACTCCAACTTTTGGCATTTTACCATTGGAAAGTAATACACCTGAACCAACAGTTTTACCTTCGCATACTACTCTTACAGAAGCTAATGATCAAAAAAGTTTAGCAAAACGAGTTAGTAGTTTAAGGGCTCATGTAGGG caaTTAATGTCAAGAAAAGAAACTCCTTTACAACAAGGAAAACCAGTATTTTCACAATCAGGAAATACGAGTAATAGCGCAAATATAGTAACAGTTACACCTACTACTCCAACACCAGCAGCACCAACATTACAAGGAACCAATGTTAGACGTTCATCAAGACTCTTCAGTCATAGCTATTCAGTCAAG gaaaataataaatctccaaatagaaataaatttgctACTCCAAAGTCTCCATCTCGTAAAACAAAAGCTAGACTttcaaaaactaatttaaataaagctaATTTTAATGagttaaatgaaagaaatcgaaatgaaaaagaaaaaactgaaACAATTACATCAGAAAAAGCTGTATCTAGcgtaaatacattaaataatcaagGTAGTACTAATATCTGTGCAGTAACACTTCAAAAACAATGTGCTg AGGGTTTAATGTCATTATTACAAGAATTAGGATTGGCATATCAACATTTAAGTCAATTTAATTGTACTCAAGCTGTTGAAATATTAAGCGTTCTTCCAGCACAACATTATAATACAGGATGGGTATTATCTATGTTAGCTCGTGCACATTTTGAAATGATAGATTATAAGAAAGCTGCTAg ttATTTTGCTGAAGTGAGACAATTGGAACCTCAAAGAACTGAGCTTATGGAAATTTATAGCACAGTTTTATGGCATTTGCATGCTGAAGTACAATTGTCTACTCTTGCACAAGAACTTGTCTCTGAAGATCGTAATTCTCCAGCTGCTTGGTGTGCTactggaaatttattttctgcaCAAACAGAACATGAAACAgcaattaaattctttcaaagaGCAATTCaa gTAGATCCCAATTTTCCATATGCTTATACACTACTTGGTCATGAATATGTTTTAACAGAAGAACTGGATAAGGCAATTACTGCATTTCGTAATGCTATCAGACTTGATCCTAGGCATTATAATGCatg GTTCGGTTTAggaacaatattttctaaacaaGAACAATATAGTCTAGCAGAATTGCATTTTCAACGTGCTTTACAAATTAATCCACAGAATTCGGCAATAATGTGTCACATCGGAGTTGTGCAacatgcattaaaaaaaactgaCGAAGCTTTAAAAACTCTAAATACTGCAATTTCAAATGATCCCGATAATACATTGTGTAAATTTCACCGTgcaagtattaatttttcaattggtCGCCATATGGAAGCACTTAgagaatttgaagaattaaaaaatattgtacccAAAGAATCTCTAGTCTATTATTCAATAGGAAAA GTACATAAGAAATTGGGAAATACCGACCTTGCACTAATGTACTTTAGTTGGGCAACAGATTTAGATCCAAAGGGAGTCAACAGTCAAATTAAAGAAGCTATATTAGGTCCAGGtcaaggagaagaagaatctcCAGCAACTCAATCAg acgagCAACAGatgcaaaataattcaatggaACAAGAGATTGAAAGTAATAGAGAAGCAAATGCCGCAGGACTCGCTGCAAATGTCTCAGTTGAAGCTCATGCCGATGACAGCGACGATAGTTTATGA
- the LOC551589 gene encoding beta-1,3-galactosyltransferase brn — MYYLLCPCFETVLRLMSKIKLKYVCICIGLITVLDFFGAFTHLFEITYDSNFVYPYEGDIHEFVNALRHNEKPTIEPINEYKYKFLLNNQQKCVDAAHKIFHVVYIVKSAIENFERRSAIRNSWGFEKRFFDVPSRTIFMLGIYPHNDELQAKVKIEAAKYKDIIQADFIESYYNNTYKTMMSFKWLVKYCSNSKFYMFVDDDIYVSVKNVLRFIRNPTNYPDYLKEPKKFDVHKREIKSNDEKREINNIITQKNIHILDKKDLFVYEKLKKTVFRDHIIYGLKDSYNKTLKINYNKENNTKLKFIQEDNLKNEFILNRIKKQIFDFELPEDIRLYAGFVFISSPHRHKSSKWYVSLSEYPYHLWPPYVTAGAYILSKEALLDMYYTSFYTKHFKFDDIFLGLVAKKANIEPFHCEEFHFYKKDYTKFNYKYVITSHGYGNSTELLNVWNEQKALGNA; from the coding sequence atgtattatttattatgtccTTGTTTTGAAACAGTTCTTCGTTTGAtgtcaaaaatcaaattaaagtaTGTTTGCATTTGTATTGGTCTTATTACAGTGCTTGATTTTTTTGGAGCATTCAcacatttatttgaaattacatATGActcaaattttgtttatccATATGAAGGTGATATACATGAATTTGTAAATGCATTACGACATAATGAAAAACCTACTATTGAAcctataaatgaatataaatataaatttttattgaataatcaaCAAAAATGTGTAGATGCtgcacataaaatttttcacgttGTGTATATAGTAAAATCTgcaatagaaaattttgaaaggagATCAGCAATTAGAAATTCCTGGGGTTttgagaaaagattttttgatgTACCTTcaagaacaatttttatgttagGTATATATCCACATAATGATGAACTTCAAGCAAAGGTAAAAATTGAAGCtgcaaaatataaagatatcatACAAGCAGATTTTATAGAatcatattacaataatacatACAAAACTATGATGAGTTTTAAATGGTTAGTAAAATATTGctctaattcaaaattttatatgtttgttgatgatgatatatatgtttctgtaaaaaatgttttgagATTTATAAGAAATCCGACTAATTATcctgattatttaaaagaacctaaaaaatttgatgttcataaaagagaaattaaaagtaatgatgaaaaaagagaaataaataatataattacacaaaaaaatatacatattcttgataaaaaggatttatttgtttatgaaaaattaaaaaaaacagttttcagggatcatattatatatggatTAAAAGatagttataataaaactctaaaaattaattataataaagaaaataatacaaaattaaaatttattcaggaagataatttaaaaaatgaatttatattgaatagaataaaaaaacaaatttttgattttgaacttCCAGaagatattagattatatgcaggatttgtatttatatcttcACCTCACCGTCATAAATCTTCTAAATGGTATGTTTCTCTTAGTGAATACCCATACCATTTATGGCCACCATATGTTACAGCTGGTGCATATATACTGTCTAAAGAAGCTCTTTTAGATATGTATTATACTAGTTTTTATACTAAGCATTTCaaatttgatgatatttttttaggcTTAGTTGcaaaaaaagcaaatatagAACCTTTTCATTgtgaagaatttcatttttacaaaaaagattatacaaaatttaattataaatatgtaataacttCTCATGGATATGGTAATTCAACTGAATTATTGAATGTATGGAATGAACAAAAAGCTCTTGGTAATGCTTAG
- the LOC725536 gene encoding Sjoegren syndrome nuclear autoantigen 1 homolog isoform X2, which produces MKTLRDVFKRQGLEEMKLRRTELQAEIESQEEEKNYLQREIEKLSYKLTRLNDSLTKRIAVRNEYDRTIADTETAYIKILESSQLLLNMIKREATNLDQTLLKTNMDKQQSQ; this is translated from the exons ATGAAAACACTTCGTGACGTCTTTAAAAGGCAAG gtttagaagaaatgaaattgagaCGTACAGAATTGCAAGCAGAAATTGAAtctcaagaagaagaaaaaaattatttgcaaagagaaatagaaaaattatcttataaattaacaCGCTTAAATGATAGTTTAACTAAAAGAATAGCTGTCAGAAATGAATATGACAGAACTATTGCAGATACAGAAACAGCATATATaaag ATTTTGGAAAGTTCACAACTTCTATTAAATATGATCAAGAGAGAAGCTACAAATTTAGATCAAACATTACTTAAAACTAATATGGATAAACAACAAAGTCAgtaa
- the LOC725536 gene encoding Sjoegren syndrome nuclear autoantigen 1 homolog isoform X1 has product MSQHGAALQAYNQELVKCLEEMKLRRTELQAEIESQEEEKNYLQREIEKLSYKLTRLNDSLTKRIAVRNEYDRTIADTETAYIKILESSQLLLNMIKREATNLDQTLLKTNMDKQQSQ; this is encoded by the exons ATGTCCCAACACGGTGCTGCTTTACAAGCATATAATCAAGAACTTGTAAAgt gtttagaagaaatgaaattgagaCGTACAGAATTGCAAGCAGAAATTGAAtctcaagaagaagaaaaaaattatttgcaaagagaaatagaaaaattatcttataaattaacaCGCTTAAATGATAGTTTAACTAAAAGAATAGCTGTCAGAAATGAATATGACAGAACTATTGCAGATACAGAAACAGCATATATaaag ATTTTGGAAAGTTCACAACTTCTATTAAATATGATCAAGAGAGAAGCTACAAATTTAGATCAAACATTACTTAAAACTAATATGGATAAACAACAAAGTCAgtaa